In Lacerta agilis isolate rLacAgi1 chromosome 1, rLacAgi1.pri, whole genome shotgun sequence, the following proteins share a genomic window:
- the NUMB gene encoding protein numb homolog isoform X1 — protein MNKLRQSFRRKKDVYVPEASRPHQWQTDEEGVRTGKCSFPVKYLGHVEVDESRGMHICEDAVKRLKAERKFFKGFFGKSGKKAVKAVLWVSADGLRVVDEKTKDLIVDQTIEKVSFCAPDRNFDRAFSYICRDGTTRRWICHCFMAVKDTGERLSHAVGCAFAACLERKQKREKECGVTATFDASRTTFTREGSFRVTTATEQAEREEGMRQIQDTKVETDVKAVVSSVVPGNTAPSPSSPTSPSAEVASSADKESNNPHAIPRRHAPIEQLARQGSFRGFPALSQKMSPFKRQLSLRINELPSTVQRKSDFPMKNSVPEVEGEVDSISSLCSQITNAFSTPSEDPFTSAPMTKPVTVVAPQSPAFQVNGTASAFSVLTAKPAQTTVAPTAIPVRETNPWALAPAAPAAAKTRAAATLSGSEWSTNSGAASPNLFQANHRRTPSEADRWLEEVSKTVRSQQPQPPPAPQPLLQPPVASQAAPAFPGSTFIASQPVPVGVVQPMQPAFIPTQPYAVANGMPYSAPSVPVVGITPSQMVANVFGTASHTQGSHSHQSPSLIKQQTFPQYETNSATASPFFKPPPQQLNGSAAFNGVDTAKWPTEDKHVLPPATAQQVDPFEAQWAALESKSKQRTNPSPTNPFSSELQKTFEIEL, from the exons ATGAATAAATTACGACAGAGCTtcagaagaaagaaagatgtcTATGTCCCTGAAGCAAGTAGGCCACATCAGTGGCAGACAGATGAAGAAGGGGTTCGGACTGGCAAATGCAGCTTTCCTGTTAAG TATCTGGGACATGTGGAAGTAGATGAATCAAGAGGGATGCATATATGTGAGGATGCTGTGAAGAGACTGAAAGCT GAAAGGAAGTTCTTCAAAGGCTTCTTTGGAAAA AGCGGAAAGAAGGCAGTTAAAGCCGTCCTGTGGGTTTCAGCGGATGGACTCAGAGTTGTTGATGAGAAAACAAAG GACCTTATAGTTGATCAGACAATAGAGAAGGTTTCTTTCTGTGCTCCAGACAGGAATTTTGATAGGGCATTTTCTTACATCTGTCGAGATGGCACAACACGACGCTGGATATGTCACTGCTTTATGGCTGTAAAGGACACG GGAGAGAGGTTGAGTCATGCAGTTGGCTGTGCGTTTGCAGCCTGCTTGGAGcgaaagcaaaagagagagaaggagtgtGGGGTGACTGCCACCTTTGATGCCAGCAGAACCACATTCACAAGAGAGGGGTCTTTCAGGGTTACTACAGCAACTGAACAAGCAGAAAGAGAGGAAGGCATGAGGCAGATACAAGACACAAAAG TTGAAACCGATGTGAAAGCGGTGGTGTCGAGTGTTGTACCTGGCAATACAGCCCCATCACCAAGTTCCCCAACCTCTCCCAGTGCTGAGGTTGCATCCTCTGCTGACAAAGAGTCAAATAACCCCCATGCTATCCCACGAAGACACGCTCCCATAGAGCAACTAGCCAGACAAGGATCGTTCAGAGGTTTCCCTGCTCTTAGCCAGAAGATGTCCCCATTTAAACGACAGCTCTCATTGCGAATAAATGAGCTCCCTTCAACGGTGCAGAGGAAGAGCGACTTCCCCATGAAAAACTCAG TTCCTGAGGTTGAAGGAGAAGTGGATAGCATTAGTTCCCTATGCTCCCAGATTACAAATGCATTTAGCACACCGTCGGAGGACCCTTTCACTTCTGCCCCTATGACAAAACCAGTCACTGTAGTTGCACCACAGTCTCCTGCTTTTCAAG TTAATGGCACTGCCTCTGCCTTCAGTGTGCTTACTGCTAAACCAGCTCAAACTACTGTAGCGCCCACAGCAATACCAGTTCGTGAAACCAATCCTTGGGCTCTTGCCCCTGCTGCTCCAGCTGCTGCTAAAACTAGAGCCGCAGCCACTCTTTCTG GTTCCGAGTGGAGTACCAACTCAGGAGCTGCCTCACCGAATCTGTTCCAGGCGAACCACAGACGTACTCCCTCTGAGGCAGACCGCTGGTTGGAAGAGGTGTCCAAAACTGTGCGGTCCCAGCAGCCGCAGCCACCTCCAGCTCCCCAGCCACTCCTCCAGCCTCCTGTGGCTTCTCAAGCAGCCCCAGCTTTTCCAGGCAGCACCTTCATTGCATCTCAGCCTGTGCCTGTCGGTGTGGTCCAGCCCATGCAACCAGCGTTTATCCCGACTCAGCCATACGCTGTAGCAAACGGAATGCCCTATTCTGCCCCAAGCGTGCCGGTGGTTGGAATCACCCCTTCCCAGATGGTAGCAAACGTGTTTGGCACGGCAAGCCACACTCAAGGATCCCACTCTCACCAGTCGCCTAGTCTTATAAAGCAGCAGACATTCCCCCAGTACGAAACTAACAGTGCTACTGCCAGTCCTTTTTTCAAACCTCCTCCCCAGCAGCTCAACGGGTCGGCTGCTTTCAACGGTGTGGACACTGCCAAATGGCCCACAGAGGACAAGCATGTACTGCCGCCTGCAACTGCCCAGCAGGTTGATCCGTTTGAAGCGCAATGGGCGGCACTGGAAAGCAAATCGAAGCAGCGCACCAACCCGTCTCCGACTAACCCTTTCTCGAGTGAATTGCAGAAGACCTTTGAGATTGAACTTTAA
- the NUMB gene encoding protein numb homolog isoform X3 produces MNKLRQSFRRKKDVYVPEASRPHQWQTDEEGVRTGKCSFPVKYLGHVEVDESRGMHICEDAVKRLKAERKFFKGFFGKSGKKAVKAVLWVSADGLRVVDEKTKDLIVDQTIEKVSFCAPDRNFDRAFSYICRDGTTRRWICHCFMAVKDTGERLSHAVGCAFAACLERKQKREKECGVTATFDASRTTFTREGSFRVTTATEQAEREEGMRQIQDTKVETDVKAVVSSVVPGNTAPSPSSPTSPSAEVASSADKESNNPHAIPRRHAPIEQLARQGSFRGFPALSQKMSPFKRQLSLRINELPSTVQRKSDFPMKNSVPEVEGEVDSISSLCSQITNAFSTPSEDPFTSAPMTKPVTVVAPQSPAFQGSEWSTNSGAASPNLFQANHRRTPSEADRWLEEVSKTVRSQQPQPPPAPQPLLQPPVASQAAPAFPGSTFIASQPVPVGVVQPMQPAFIPTQPYAVANGMPYSAPSVPVVGITPSQMVANVFGTASHTQGSHSHQSPSLIKQQTFPQYETNSATASPFFKPPPQQLNGSAAFNGVDTAKWPTEDKHVLPPATAQQVDPFEAQWAALESKSKQRTNPSPTNPFSSELQKTFEIEL; encoded by the exons ATGAATAAATTACGACAGAGCTtcagaagaaagaaagatgtcTATGTCCCTGAAGCAAGTAGGCCACATCAGTGGCAGACAGATGAAGAAGGGGTTCGGACTGGCAAATGCAGCTTTCCTGTTAAG TATCTGGGACATGTGGAAGTAGATGAATCAAGAGGGATGCATATATGTGAGGATGCTGTGAAGAGACTGAAAGCT GAAAGGAAGTTCTTCAAAGGCTTCTTTGGAAAA AGCGGAAAGAAGGCAGTTAAAGCCGTCCTGTGGGTTTCAGCGGATGGACTCAGAGTTGTTGATGAGAAAACAAAG GACCTTATAGTTGATCAGACAATAGAGAAGGTTTCTTTCTGTGCTCCAGACAGGAATTTTGATAGGGCATTTTCTTACATCTGTCGAGATGGCACAACACGACGCTGGATATGTCACTGCTTTATGGCTGTAAAGGACACG GGAGAGAGGTTGAGTCATGCAGTTGGCTGTGCGTTTGCAGCCTGCTTGGAGcgaaagcaaaagagagagaaggagtgtGGGGTGACTGCCACCTTTGATGCCAGCAGAACCACATTCACAAGAGAGGGGTCTTTCAGGGTTACTACAGCAACTGAACAAGCAGAAAGAGAGGAAGGCATGAGGCAGATACAAGACACAAAAG TTGAAACCGATGTGAAAGCGGTGGTGTCGAGTGTTGTACCTGGCAATACAGCCCCATCACCAAGTTCCCCAACCTCTCCCAGTGCTGAGGTTGCATCCTCTGCTGACAAAGAGTCAAATAACCCCCATGCTATCCCACGAAGACACGCTCCCATAGAGCAACTAGCCAGACAAGGATCGTTCAGAGGTTTCCCTGCTCTTAGCCAGAAGATGTCCCCATTTAAACGACAGCTCTCATTGCGAATAAATGAGCTCCCTTCAACGGTGCAGAGGAAGAGCGACTTCCCCATGAAAAACTCAG TTCCTGAGGTTGAAGGAGAAGTGGATAGCATTAGTTCCCTATGCTCCCAGATTACAAATGCATTTAGCACACCGTCGGAGGACCCTTTCACTTCTGCCCCTATGACAAAACCAGTCACTGTAGTTGCACCACAGTCTCCTGCTTTTCAAG GTTCCGAGTGGAGTACCAACTCAGGAGCTGCCTCACCGAATCTGTTCCAGGCGAACCACAGACGTACTCCCTCTGAGGCAGACCGCTGGTTGGAAGAGGTGTCCAAAACTGTGCGGTCCCAGCAGCCGCAGCCACCTCCAGCTCCCCAGCCACTCCTCCAGCCTCCTGTGGCTTCTCAAGCAGCCCCAGCTTTTCCAGGCAGCACCTTCATTGCATCTCAGCCTGTGCCTGTCGGTGTGGTCCAGCCCATGCAACCAGCGTTTATCCCGACTCAGCCATACGCTGTAGCAAACGGAATGCCCTATTCTGCCCCAAGCGTGCCGGTGGTTGGAATCACCCCTTCCCAGATGGTAGCAAACGTGTTTGGCACGGCAAGCCACACTCAAGGATCCCACTCTCACCAGTCGCCTAGTCTTATAAAGCAGCAGACATTCCCCCAGTACGAAACTAACAGTGCTACTGCCAGTCCTTTTTTCAAACCTCCTCCCCAGCAGCTCAACGGGTCGGCTGCTTTCAACGGTGTGGACACTGCCAAATGGCCCACAGAGGACAAGCATGTACTGCCGCCTGCAACTGCCCAGCAGGTTGATCCGTTTGAAGCGCAATGGGCGGCACTGGAAAGCAAATCGAAGCAGCGCACCAACCCGTCTCCGACTAACCCTTTCTCGAGTGAATTGCAGAAGACCTTTGAGATTGAACTTTAA
- the NUMB gene encoding protein numb homolog isoform X2 encodes MNKLRQSFRRKKDVYVPEASRPHQWQTDEEGVRTGKCSFPVKYLGHVEVDESRGMHICEDAVKRLKASGKKAVKAVLWVSADGLRVVDEKTKDLIVDQTIEKVSFCAPDRNFDRAFSYICRDGTTRRWICHCFMAVKDTGERLSHAVGCAFAACLERKQKREKECGVTATFDASRTTFTREGSFRVTTATEQAEREEGMRQIQDTKVETDVKAVVSSVVPGNTAPSPSSPTSPSAEVASSADKESNNPHAIPRRHAPIEQLARQGSFRGFPALSQKMSPFKRQLSLRINELPSTVQRKSDFPMKNSVPEVEGEVDSISSLCSQITNAFSTPSEDPFTSAPMTKPVTVVAPQSPAFQVNGTASAFSVLTAKPAQTTVAPTAIPVRETNPWALAPAAPAAAKTRAAATLSGSEWSTNSGAASPNLFQANHRRTPSEADRWLEEVSKTVRSQQPQPPPAPQPLLQPPVASQAAPAFPGSTFIASQPVPVGVVQPMQPAFIPTQPYAVANGMPYSAPSVPVVGITPSQMVANVFGTASHTQGSHSHQSPSLIKQQTFPQYETNSATASPFFKPPPQQLNGSAAFNGVDTAKWPTEDKHVLPPATAQQVDPFEAQWAALESKSKQRTNPSPTNPFSSELQKTFEIEL; translated from the exons ATGAATAAATTACGACAGAGCTtcagaagaaagaaagatgtcTATGTCCCTGAAGCAAGTAGGCCACATCAGTGGCAGACAGATGAAGAAGGGGTTCGGACTGGCAAATGCAGCTTTCCTGTTAAG TATCTGGGACATGTGGAAGTAGATGAATCAAGAGGGATGCATATATGTGAGGATGCTGTGAAGAGACTGAAAGCT AGCGGAAAGAAGGCAGTTAAAGCCGTCCTGTGGGTTTCAGCGGATGGACTCAGAGTTGTTGATGAGAAAACAAAG GACCTTATAGTTGATCAGACAATAGAGAAGGTTTCTTTCTGTGCTCCAGACAGGAATTTTGATAGGGCATTTTCTTACATCTGTCGAGATGGCACAACACGACGCTGGATATGTCACTGCTTTATGGCTGTAAAGGACACG GGAGAGAGGTTGAGTCATGCAGTTGGCTGTGCGTTTGCAGCCTGCTTGGAGcgaaagcaaaagagagagaaggagtgtGGGGTGACTGCCACCTTTGATGCCAGCAGAACCACATTCACAAGAGAGGGGTCTTTCAGGGTTACTACAGCAACTGAACAAGCAGAAAGAGAGGAAGGCATGAGGCAGATACAAGACACAAAAG TTGAAACCGATGTGAAAGCGGTGGTGTCGAGTGTTGTACCTGGCAATACAGCCCCATCACCAAGTTCCCCAACCTCTCCCAGTGCTGAGGTTGCATCCTCTGCTGACAAAGAGTCAAATAACCCCCATGCTATCCCACGAAGACACGCTCCCATAGAGCAACTAGCCAGACAAGGATCGTTCAGAGGTTTCCCTGCTCTTAGCCAGAAGATGTCCCCATTTAAACGACAGCTCTCATTGCGAATAAATGAGCTCCCTTCAACGGTGCAGAGGAAGAGCGACTTCCCCATGAAAAACTCAG TTCCTGAGGTTGAAGGAGAAGTGGATAGCATTAGTTCCCTATGCTCCCAGATTACAAATGCATTTAGCACACCGTCGGAGGACCCTTTCACTTCTGCCCCTATGACAAAACCAGTCACTGTAGTTGCACCACAGTCTCCTGCTTTTCAAG TTAATGGCACTGCCTCTGCCTTCAGTGTGCTTACTGCTAAACCAGCTCAAACTACTGTAGCGCCCACAGCAATACCAGTTCGTGAAACCAATCCTTGGGCTCTTGCCCCTGCTGCTCCAGCTGCTGCTAAAACTAGAGCCGCAGCCACTCTTTCTG GTTCCGAGTGGAGTACCAACTCAGGAGCTGCCTCACCGAATCTGTTCCAGGCGAACCACAGACGTACTCCCTCTGAGGCAGACCGCTGGTTGGAAGAGGTGTCCAAAACTGTGCGGTCCCAGCAGCCGCAGCCACCTCCAGCTCCCCAGCCACTCCTCCAGCCTCCTGTGGCTTCTCAAGCAGCCCCAGCTTTTCCAGGCAGCACCTTCATTGCATCTCAGCCTGTGCCTGTCGGTGTGGTCCAGCCCATGCAACCAGCGTTTATCCCGACTCAGCCATACGCTGTAGCAAACGGAATGCCCTATTCTGCCCCAAGCGTGCCGGTGGTTGGAATCACCCCTTCCCAGATGGTAGCAAACGTGTTTGGCACGGCAAGCCACACTCAAGGATCCCACTCTCACCAGTCGCCTAGTCTTATAAAGCAGCAGACATTCCCCCAGTACGAAACTAACAGTGCTACTGCCAGTCCTTTTTTCAAACCTCCTCCCCAGCAGCTCAACGGGTCGGCTGCTTTCAACGGTGTGGACACTGCCAAATGGCCCACAGAGGACAAGCATGTACTGCCGCCTGCAACTGCCCAGCAGGTTGATCCGTTTGAAGCGCAATGGGCGGCACTGGAAAGCAAATCGAAGCAGCGCACCAACCCGTCTCCGACTAACCCTTTCTCGAGTGAATTGCAGAAGACCTTTGAGATTGAACTTTAA
- the NUMB gene encoding protein numb homolog isoform X4, which yields MNKLRQSFRRKKDVYVPEASRPHQWQTDEEGVRTGKCSFPVKYLGHVEVDESRGMHICEDAVKRLKASGKKAVKAVLWVSADGLRVVDEKTKDLIVDQTIEKVSFCAPDRNFDRAFSYICRDGTTRRWICHCFMAVKDTGERLSHAVGCAFAACLERKQKREKECGVTATFDASRTTFTREGSFRVTTATEQAEREEGMRQIQDTKVETDVKAVVSSVVPGNTAPSPSSPTSPSAEVASSADKESNNPHAIPRRHAPIEQLARQGSFRGFPALSQKMSPFKRQLSLRINELPSTVQRKSDFPMKNSVPEVEGEVDSISSLCSQITNAFSTPSEDPFTSAPMTKPVTVVAPQSPAFQGSEWSTNSGAASPNLFQANHRRTPSEADRWLEEVSKTVRSQQPQPPPAPQPLLQPPVASQAAPAFPGSTFIASQPVPVGVVQPMQPAFIPTQPYAVANGMPYSAPSVPVVGITPSQMVANVFGTASHTQGSHSHQSPSLIKQQTFPQYETNSATASPFFKPPPQQLNGSAAFNGVDTAKWPTEDKHVLPPATAQQVDPFEAQWAALESKSKQRTNPSPTNPFSSELQKTFEIEL from the exons ATGAATAAATTACGACAGAGCTtcagaagaaagaaagatgtcTATGTCCCTGAAGCAAGTAGGCCACATCAGTGGCAGACAGATGAAGAAGGGGTTCGGACTGGCAAATGCAGCTTTCCTGTTAAG TATCTGGGACATGTGGAAGTAGATGAATCAAGAGGGATGCATATATGTGAGGATGCTGTGAAGAGACTGAAAGCT AGCGGAAAGAAGGCAGTTAAAGCCGTCCTGTGGGTTTCAGCGGATGGACTCAGAGTTGTTGATGAGAAAACAAAG GACCTTATAGTTGATCAGACAATAGAGAAGGTTTCTTTCTGTGCTCCAGACAGGAATTTTGATAGGGCATTTTCTTACATCTGTCGAGATGGCACAACACGACGCTGGATATGTCACTGCTTTATGGCTGTAAAGGACACG GGAGAGAGGTTGAGTCATGCAGTTGGCTGTGCGTTTGCAGCCTGCTTGGAGcgaaagcaaaagagagagaaggagtgtGGGGTGACTGCCACCTTTGATGCCAGCAGAACCACATTCACAAGAGAGGGGTCTTTCAGGGTTACTACAGCAACTGAACAAGCAGAAAGAGAGGAAGGCATGAGGCAGATACAAGACACAAAAG TTGAAACCGATGTGAAAGCGGTGGTGTCGAGTGTTGTACCTGGCAATACAGCCCCATCACCAAGTTCCCCAACCTCTCCCAGTGCTGAGGTTGCATCCTCTGCTGACAAAGAGTCAAATAACCCCCATGCTATCCCACGAAGACACGCTCCCATAGAGCAACTAGCCAGACAAGGATCGTTCAGAGGTTTCCCTGCTCTTAGCCAGAAGATGTCCCCATTTAAACGACAGCTCTCATTGCGAATAAATGAGCTCCCTTCAACGGTGCAGAGGAAGAGCGACTTCCCCATGAAAAACTCAG TTCCTGAGGTTGAAGGAGAAGTGGATAGCATTAGTTCCCTATGCTCCCAGATTACAAATGCATTTAGCACACCGTCGGAGGACCCTTTCACTTCTGCCCCTATGACAAAACCAGTCACTGTAGTTGCACCACAGTCTCCTGCTTTTCAAG GTTCCGAGTGGAGTACCAACTCAGGAGCTGCCTCACCGAATCTGTTCCAGGCGAACCACAGACGTACTCCCTCTGAGGCAGACCGCTGGTTGGAAGAGGTGTCCAAAACTGTGCGGTCCCAGCAGCCGCAGCCACCTCCAGCTCCCCAGCCACTCCTCCAGCCTCCTGTGGCTTCTCAAGCAGCCCCAGCTTTTCCAGGCAGCACCTTCATTGCATCTCAGCCTGTGCCTGTCGGTGTGGTCCAGCCCATGCAACCAGCGTTTATCCCGACTCAGCCATACGCTGTAGCAAACGGAATGCCCTATTCTGCCCCAAGCGTGCCGGTGGTTGGAATCACCCCTTCCCAGATGGTAGCAAACGTGTTTGGCACGGCAAGCCACACTCAAGGATCCCACTCTCACCAGTCGCCTAGTCTTATAAAGCAGCAGACATTCCCCCAGTACGAAACTAACAGTGCTACTGCCAGTCCTTTTTTCAAACCTCCTCCCCAGCAGCTCAACGGGTCGGCTGCTTTCAACGGTGTGGACACTGCCAAATGGCCCACAGAGGACAAGCATGTACTGCCGCCTGCAACTGCCCAGCAGGTTGATCCGTTTGAAGCGCAATGGGCGGCACTGGAAAGCAAATCGAAGCAGCGCACCAACCCGTCTCCGACTAACCCTTTCTCGAGTGAATTGCAGAAGACCTTTGAGATTGAACTTTAA